From Terriglobales bacterium, the proteins below share one genomic window:
- a CDS encoding PIG-L family deacetylase, producing the protein MLRLLCITAHPDDEAGGFGGSLALYRERGVETYVVCLTPGQAARNRGGARSDEELAALRRQEFAAACALLK; encoded by the coding sequence ATGCTCCGCCTGCTCTGCATCACCGCCCATCCCGACGACGAGGCTGGAGGCTTCGGCGGCTCGCTCGCCCTCTACCGCGAGCGCGGCGTCGAGACCTACGTCGTCTGCCTGACTCCCGGCCAGGCCGCGCGCAACCGCGGCGGCGCCCGCTCCGACGAGGAACTGGCGGCGCTGCGGCGCCAGGAGTTCGCCGCCGCCTGCGCCCTGCTGAAG